Sequence from the Deinococcus planocerae genome:
GACGGCAACAGGGTGGACGTGACGCGCAGCGGCAGGGTGGGGGCGAACCACACGCGGCCCGTGCCGCGGTAGACCTGCACGAAGCCCTCGCCGGTCCGCCCGCTGCCGAGCAGGCCCCTCGCACTCTTCTCGACGCTGAAGGTCAGGCCCCCCGTGTACGCGAGGACGAGATTGCCGTCCACCTTCAGGGTCTCGCCCCGCAGGTCGAGAACCTGGAACTCGTCGGGGTGAACGGGGCTTTGCAGGGCGAAGACGCCCGTGCCCGAGAGCTTGGGCTGGACCCGGCCCTCCCCGCTGCCCAGGGCGGCGGCAAGCCCTCGGTTGACGTGCCGTCCGACCGTCACGTCCCCCACGCAGGCGACGAAGGCGCCGTCGTCCACGATCACGTCCTCGCCGCGCAGCTCGCCCAGCAGCAGGTGCAGCCGGGTGGGCTCGGTGTGGATCACGCCCGCGCCGCGGTAGACGGTCTTGTACAGGCCCTCCCCGGTCGCCGCCGCCGTGACCGCCCCGCGCAGGAAGCCGCCCAGCCCGCCGCCGCCCCCGCCCGTCATGCTCGCGCCCATCTCGATCTCGCCGCGCAGCGACTGGAGGGCGCCGGGTTCGAGCACCGCCGTGCCGTCCCCCACGTGCAGGGTGAGTTGCCGCCAGGGGGCCGGGCGGGTCACGGGCTGGAGGTAGCCCTCCAGGGGGGTCTCGGCGGGGTGGGCGGTGTGCTCGACGACCTCCAGCCGCGCGCCCTCGCCGCCGATCTCGCGGACCGTCCGGGCCTTCCAGATGAATTCCATACCGGGAGTACGCGCCGCGGGGGCGCCGGGTTCCTACCGCCGGGCGCGGCCATACACCAGGGCGCGGGTCAGCGCCTCCAGCGGCCCCGTGCCGAAGCGGCGCAGCACCCACGCGCTCAGCGGCACCTGGGCGAGCCCGACCGCGAGGGCGAGGAGCAGCGTGGCGGCGGCCCCCCAGCGTCCGTACTGGGCTCCGGCGTAGGGGTAGAACACCGCCGTCATGATCAGGCTCTGGGCGATGTAGTTGCTCATGGCGAGCCGCCCGCTCGCCGCGAAGGCCCGCAGGGGCCCCAGGCTCCCCCGCGCGGCGAGGAGCCCCAGCACCCCGGCGTACCCCAGCGCCGAGGCGAGCCCGCCCCCCATGCGGACGGGGATGGCGAGGAGCCCGGCGGTCTGGGTGCCCCAGGTGTTCAGCCACGCGAGGAGCACCCCCAGCGGCAGGCCGACCATCAGACCATACGCGGCGAGGCGGCGCAGCAGCGGCAGGTGCTCGTGCGGGCGGGTGAGCACGCCCGTGCGGTGGGCGGCGGCCCCCAGGCAGAAGAGCGCGACCAGCCACAGGCCGTTGTACACGCTGCCCCCGATCAGGTTGGACTGGAACTCCGCCGCCCGCCCGGCCACGACCTGCGCGTACGTCATCCCCGGGGTGAGGTCGGGCAGGCCGTCGAACCGGGGTCTGACCGGGCCCGCGAGGCTGCCGAAGCCCGCCAGCACCCCCAGCAGCAGCCACCACGCCCCCAGCGCCGCCGCGAGGGTGACGAGTTCGCGCGCCGTCATCCGCACGGTGAGGAGCAGCGCGACCGCCAGCAGCGCGTAGTTGGAGATGATGTCCCCGTGCCACACGAACACGAAGTGCGCCGTGCCGATCACGAGGAGCACGGCGAGGCGCCGCAGCAGCGTTCCCCCCCCGTGCCGCGCGAGCAGCCCCGCCGCCCCCCACCCGAACAGCATGGCGAAGAGGCTGATCGCCCGCCCGTTCACGAACACGTCGGTCAGGACCTGCACGGCCCCGTCCGCGCCCCGCTGCTCCCACTCCCGGAAGCCCGCGAAGGTCTGCGCGTTCACAATCAGGATGCCCAGCAGCGCCAGCCCCCGCAGCACGTCGGGCAGCGCCGCGCGTTCCCCCGCCCCCACCGGACGCTGAGGGCCGGTCTCAGGGGCGGGGGCCTGGTCCGGCGGGGAGGCGAGGCTCATGGATGCAGGCTAGCGCGCGGGCGTCTTCCGGGGATGGGCAACAAAACCGCCTCTCGGGCGGTGATGGGTCAATGCCAGCGCCCTATGGGCCTCCGCGCGCGCGAGGCCCATCTGGCAAGCCCTCTTCCAGTCTCGTGCCGGCTTCCCGTCGGGAGAACCCCGAGCAGCGCGGGCGTCGCCTCCCGACGACGAGGCCCGTCTGAAGTTCAATCTGGCCTAGGCCGCCCTGGGGAAAGGGAGCGTCAGTTGACCTGCACGCACCCCCGCAACGCGAACCGCCCGCTGCGGGTCTCCTTCATGGAGGCAACCTCACCGTTGCTCACCCAGGCGAAGCCGCCGCCCTGGTAGAGCACGCCCCCGGCACCGTCCGCCTGATTCAGGACGCGCGTCTGCCCCGCGAACTGCACGCGGGCGCGGTTGGGCAGGAGGGTCACCTGCACGCGGATGCCGCCCTGGCAGCGGAAGGTGGCCCGGCCCAGCACCCGCTCCCCGCCCGCCGAGGGGGACGAGGCGGCTGGGAGGCCGTCGGCGAGCGCCGTTCCGCCGAAGGGCAGCAGGACCACCGAACACAGACCGACCCGGACCACCGCGGTGAAGGGCTTCATTCGTTGAGTCTTTCACATGGGATGAGCTTCTCTCAAGAGAAGAGCTGGCACTCAGGCTCGTGAAGCCCGGCGGCCCGGACGGGGGCGTGAGGCTCCCTTTCTCTCAGTTGACGCGCACGCAGCCGCTGACCGGCAACTCGCCGCTGCGGGTGTTTCGCATGTAGGCGACCTTGCCGTCGTTGACCCAGGCGAAGCCGCCGCTGCGGTAGCGCACGCCCCCCACCCCGTCGGCGAGGTCGAGGGTCCGGGTCTGCCCCGCGAACTCGACCTGCGCCCGGTCGGGCATCCGCGTCACCTGCACGCGAATCCCGCCCTGGCAGCGGAAGACCACCCGCTCGATCACCCGGTCCCGGTTCGCCGGGAAGGTCGCGGAGGCGAGGGAGGGCGCCCCGTCGGCGAGCACCCTGCCGCCCAGGGAGAGCAGCGCCATCAGACAGAGGCCGACACGCGAGGCCGCAGCGAAGGGGTTCACGTGAGGAGTATTTCACACTGGGGAGGCGGCGGTGGTGTGCCTCCGGCCCCTGTCCAGCCCACCCGGCAGCCGGGGCGGGTACGCTGGCGGCGTGGTGCTCCCACCGTTCCCCGACCCCCTGCCGCGCCTCGCCCACGCGGAGGCGGCGGGGCATGTCCGGTACGGGGAGGCGGGGGCCGCCGCCCGCTTCGGTCCCCTCGTCGCCGTGCACGCCGGACCCGGCCTGCCCGTCAACACGGCGTGGCACGACGGGAGCGGGGGGCTGACGGAAAGCCACCTGGACGCCTTCGAGACCTTCAGCGCCGAGCATGGGCAGCCTGCGAAGCTGCACGTCCTCTCGCACGCCGTCCCGCCGCTGCTCCCGCTCCTGAGGGCGAGGGGGTACGTGCTGGACTCCGTGCTGCACGTCTACACGCACGACCTGAGCACCCTGCCGCCCGCTCCTCCCCTCACCGTCCGCGAGGAACCGGACCCGGAGGTCTGGGCCGACCTCTCCGCACGCGGGTTCGGGCCGGGCACGGCGGCGATCATGCGCCTCGTGGCCCAGGCCGCTGGGACCCGGCGGCTGGTGGCCGAGGCAGACGGGCAACCCGCCGGAACCGCCGCCCTGAGCGTGACGGAAGGCGTGGCCGCGTTCTACGGGACCTCTACCCTCCCCGAGTTCCGGGGCCGGGGCGTGCAGACGGCCCTCCTCGCCGCGCGGCTCCGGCTCGCCGCCGACCTTGGGGCCGACCTCGCCAGCGTGTTCGTCACGCCGGGGAGCGGCAGCGAACGCAACGTGCGCCGCGCCGGGTTCGTGGTGGCGGGCACGCGGCTGACCTTCACGTGGGAGCGTCCGGAGGCAGGTCGAGCCGTGCCCTGAGCCGGGTCGCGTCCTCGGCCCGCTTCTCCGTCGGCATCACGGAGCCATACGTGAGGTAGAGGTCGTCCCCGGCCCAGCGCGGAAAGACGTGCAGGTGGTAGTGCCACACGTCCTGGTTTCCGGCGGGCTCGTTGTGCTGGCGGGTGCTCACGCCCTCGCAGCCGTACGCCGCCTTCATGGCGAGGGACACCCGGCAGGGCAGGGCGTGAATCCGGGCGCCGAGGGGGTCGGGGAGGGCGTAGAGGTTCTCGAAATGCTCCGCGGGGATGATCAGGACGTGCCCCGGGGTCCCCGGCCACTGCTTCGCCGCGATCAGGGCGATGACCTCCCCGTCCCGGTACACCACGTCGCTCTCCCGGCTCCAGACGTGTTCGTTCACCACCCCCGCCGCGAGGAGGCAGAAGGGGCAGACATAGCCCGGGGGAGCGTGGGTCACCCCCGCGCCATCCGCACCGCGTCACGCACCGAGGCGCACACGGCCTCCTGCACGAGGGCGCCCAGCAGCATGGGGTCGGCGGGCGGCAGCGTGCAGGCGCTCAGCACGAAGGCGCTGTCCCCGTCCCAGAAGGTGTGGCTGGGGTGGATGACCCGGCCCAGCGCGGTCTGCGCGGCGTCGGCGAGGCGGCGGGCGTCGTTCTTGGTCAGCGTGTGCTCGGTGACGACCGCGACGAGGGTGGTGCTCTCCACGTCGCCGGGCGTAAAGGCCACCGCCCCCGGCCCCACACCCGGCCCGGCGAGCACGCCGCCCCGCTCGTCGAGCACATCGCCGATGGGATTGACGACCGCGAGCGCCCCGACCCGGACCCCGTGCCGCTCTACGCACACGCTGCCGAGTCCGCCCGGCACAGTGAACTCCTGCCCCAGGTACTTGCCCGCCGTCGCGCCCGTGCCCGCGCCCACCCGTCCGCGCTCGACCGGAGCGTCCGACGCCGCTCGGGCCGCCATCTCTCCCTCCCGCTCGCCGGGGCGGGCCCGGGGGTCCCCCACCCCCAGGTCGTAGACCACCGCCGCCGGGACGAGGGGCACCCGCGCCCAGGGCGTCTCGTGGCCCACCCCGCGTTCTTCGAGCACCCGCACCACGCCGCTCGCCGCCGCGAGGCCGAAGGCGCTGCCGCCCGTCAGCAGCAGGGCGTGGACCCGCTCGACCTTCTTCTCGGGCGAGAGCAGCACCCCCTCGCGCGTGCCCGGACTCGGCCCCAGGAAGCTCGCCGAGGCGACCGCGCCCGCGTCCGGGCAGAGGACCACCGTGCAGCCGGTGAGGCCCACGGGGTCGGTCCAGTGGCCCACGCGGAAGCCGGGAACGGCGGTGAGGGTGGAGTTGGGCGGGTTCATTCCTGCATTGCAGCACGCCGGGCCTGGGTCGGGCGCACCGCCGGGTAACTCTGGGTGCCGCCCCGCGATCTCCACGCCGAGATTGTCCTCAACCGCCGATCACAGATGAAAGCGCCCCGAGCATCCCAGGGCGCTCCTGCTGATCGCTGACGGCGGAAAGCTGACCGCTCCCTACGGCGTCTTCAGCGCGTACCCGATTCCCCGCACCGTGCGGATGATCCCGTACCCGTCGAGGTCGCGCAGCTTGGCGCGCATGTTCGCCATATGCACGTCCACGACGTTGGAGTTGCTGGGCAGCTCGCCGTTCCACACCTCGCGCTCGATCTCGGCGCGCGAGTACACGCGGCCCGGCTGCCGGGCGAGGAAGGTCAGCAGATCGAACTCCTTGGGAGAAAGCCGGACCTCGTGCCCGTTGTAGTGGCACAGCCGCTTTTGCGGGTGGATTTCGAGCGCCCCGATGGAGATCACTTCCCCGTGCTGCTGGTGGCGAAGCTGCACCTTGACCCGGGCGACGAGTTCCTCCGGGTGGAAGGGTTTGGTCATGTAGTCGTCGGCGCCCGCCTCCAGGAGGTTGACCTTGCGGTCCACGGCGTCCATCGCGGTCAGGATGATGATGGGCACGCTGCTCGTCTTGCGAAGTCTCCGGGCGATCTCGGCCCCGTCGAAGTCGGGCAGGCCGAGGTCGAGGATGACGAGTTCGGGACTGTTCTCGCGG
This genomic interval carries:
- a CDS encoding AIM24 family protein, which encodes MEFIWKARTVREIGGEGARLEVVEHTAHPAETPLEGYLQPVTRPAPWRQLTLHVGDGTAVLEPGALQSLRGEIEMGASMTGGGGGGLGGFLRGAVTAAATGEGLYKTVYRGAGVIHTEPTRLHLLLGELRGEDVIVDDGAFVACVGDVTVGRHVNRGLAAALGSGEGRVQPKLSGTGVFALQSPVHPDEFQVLDLRGETLKVDGNLVLAYTGGLTFSVEKSARGLLGSGRTGEGFVQVYRGTGRVWFAPTLPLRVTSTLLPSLDG
- a CDS encoding DUF418 domain-containing protein gives rise to the protein MSLASPPDQAPAPETGPQRPVGAGERAALPDVLRGLALLGILIVNAQTFAGFREWEQRGADGAVQVLTDVFVNGRAISLFAMLFGWGAAGLLARHGGGTLLRRLAVLLVIGTAHFVFVWHGDIISNYALLAVALLLTVRMTARELVTLAAALGAWWLLLGVLAGFGSLAGPVRPRFDGLPDLTPGMTYAQVVAGRAAEFQSNLIGGSVYNGLWLVALFCLGAAAHRTGVLTRPHEHLPLLRRLAAYGLMVGLPLGVLLAWLNTWGTQTAGLLAIPVRMGGGLASALGYAGVLGLLAARGSLGPLRAFAASGRLAMSNYIAQSLIMTAVFYPYAGAQYGRWGAAATLLLALAVGLAQVPLSAWVLRRFGTGPLEALTRALVYGRARR
- a CDS encoding MliC family protein translates to MKPFTAVVRVGLCSVVLLPFGGTALADGLPAASSPSAGGERVLGRATFRCQGGIRVQVTLLPNRARVQFAGQTRVLNQADGAGGVLYQGGGFAWVSNGEVASMKETRSGRFALRGCVQVN
- a CDS encoding GNAT family N-acetyltransferase; the encoded protein is MVLPPFPDPLPRLAHAEAAGHVRYGEAGAAARFGPLVAVHAGPGLPVNTAWHDGSGGLTESHLDAFETFSAEHGQPAKLHVLSHAVPPLLPLLRARGYVLDSVLHVYTHDLSTLPPAPPLTVREEPDPEVWADLSARGFGPGTAAIMRLVAQAAGTRRLVAEADGQPAGTAALSVTEGVAAFYGTSTLPEFRGRGVQTALLAARLRLAADLGADLASVFVTPGSGSERNVRRAGFVVAGTRLTFTWERPEAGRAVP
- a CDS encoding HIT family protein; the protein is MTHAPPGYVCPFCLLAAGVVNEHVWSRESDVVYRDGEVIALIAAKQWPGTPGHVLIIPAEHFENLYALPDPLGARIHALPCRVSLAMKAAYGCEGVSTRQHNEPAGNQDVWHYHLHVFPRWAGDDLYLTYGSVMPTEKRAEDATRLRARLDLPPDAPT
- a CDS encoding P1 family peptidase, whose translation is MNPPNSTLTAVPGFRVGHWTDPVGLTGCTVVLCPDAGAVASASFLGPSPGTREGVLLSPEKKVERVHALLLTGGSAFGLAAASGVVRVLEERGVGHETPWARVPLVPAAVVYDLGVGDPRARPGEREGEMAARAASDAPVERGRVGAGTGATAGKYLGQEFTVPGGLGSVCVERHGVRVGALAVVNPIGDVLDERGGVLAGPGVGPGAVAFTPGDVESTTLVAVVTEHTLTKNDARRLADAAQTALGRVIHPSHTFWDGDSAFVLSACTLPPADPMLLGALVQEAVCASVRDAVRMARG
- a CDS encoding response regulator transcription factor, producing MDQRILLIEDNPDITRVVQYELEQAGYKVLTAPDGVTGLTSARENSPELVILDLGLPDFDGAEIARRLRKTSSVPIIILTAMDAVDRKVNLLEAGADDYMTKPFHPEELVARVKVQLRHQQHGEVISIGALEIHPQKRLCHYNGHEVRLSPKEFDLLTFLARQPGRVYSRAEIEREVWNGELPSNSNVVDVHMANMRAKLRDLDGYGIIRTVRGIGYALKTP